The genomic DNA AGGATGCGCACGCCGGGCCGCCCGTCCGGAGTCTCCTCCGGCGACAGCTCGGCGTCGATGCCGGCCTCGGCGCCGCAGCCGATGACCGAGGTGGCGAAGCCCGTCATCGTGGTCGCGGCGATCATCGCCCACTTGGCGGTGTCGTTCGTGACGATGATGGCCGTGCCGGCCACGTCGAACGCCTCCGCGAAGGTGTCGACGACCGGGATGCCGTTGAGGGTGAGGTCAGACATCGTACTTCCCGCGGCTCGCCCCGCTGATCACGCCCGGCATGGCACCGCCTCGAAAGTCTCCCGGCCCTCGCCGAAGGCCGCGTCGGGCACGGCGAAGCTGTCGAGACCCTCGCCGAACCGCTCCGTGAGGTAGGTGTCGGCGCGCTTCGCCATGGCCTTGTCGGACTCGACGGTCAGCGACAGCGTGCGACCGGCGCGCCACTCCACGACCTCGCCGTCCTCGACGATCGGCACGCCGTCCTTCAGGACGAGCTTGGCCGCGGTGAACATCGCGGTGCGGTTCGCGTCGTCGCGGTACACCGCGACGTCGGCCCGGGCGCCGGCCCGCAGGTGGCCGCGGTCGGCGAGGCCGAGGAGCTTCGCCGGTCCGGACCGGGTCAGCTGCGCGATCTCCGAGAGCGTGTACTCGCGCTCCAGTCCCGGCAGGCTCGAGCGCTCCCCCACGACGCTCGGCAGCGTCGCGATCTCGCGGTCGCGCTCCGACTTGTCCATCAGCAGGTGGATGATGCGCGGGTACTGCGTGAACGGGCCGCCGTTCGGGTGGTCGGTGGTCAGGATCGTCCGCTCCGGGTCGGTGGAGAGCAGCATGATCTCCAGGCCGATCGCCCATTGCAGCGAGCTGGTCGGGCCCCGGGGCCGGTACAGGAACGGCACCACGCCGCCGCCCTCGGCGTCGCCCGCGTTCAGGACCCACTTCTTCGGCTTGGCGCCCTTGCGGCCGGCGAACTGGCGGAGGATGTCGAGGGACACCGTCACGGTCTGGCCGAACACGACCTGCCCGATATCGAGGGTGGCGTTCGGGTTGTCGGTGATCGCCTGGGCGATCCGCTCGGCGGCCGAGCGGAAGCCGCCGGTGCCGGGATTGGCCGGGTCGACCGCGCCGTAGGCGTAGAACTGCGCGTGGGCGAAGTGGATGCGCCGCCCCTCCGCCGCGTCGAGCGTCGCCATGAAGCTGTCGTCGGCTCCGGGCAGGCCCAGGTTGTTGCAGTGGACGTGCAGCGGGTGCGGGACGCCGATCTCCTCGACCGCGTCGAGGAGCGAGCCCATGATCTGCCGGGTCGAGAGACCGTAGCAGGGGATCTCGTCGTCGAGCGACAGGCGCAGGGCCCCGTCCTTGAAGGCGGAGGCGCCGCCCGCGTTGATGCACTTCACCCCGAGGCCGCGCGACTGGGCGACCGACAGGGCGACGAGGTCGCGCACGGCGTTGCCGCCCTGGCGCTCGCGCAGGAGTTGCAGGAGCTGGTCGTCGTTGCCCATCACGGTCAGGGCGCCGCGGTCGAGGAGCGGGATGTCGGCGAGTTCGAGCTGCGTGCCCAGCGCGTGGGTCGGCGGCATCGCCGGCTCGACGGCCGTCGTGTAGCCCATCCGCGCGTAGGTCGAGCCGATCCAGGCCGCCGCGCCGCCCGCGTGGGCGAAGGGATGGCCGTCGGGCGCCGCCTCGCTGACGTAGAGGTCCGGCAGCAGCAGCCGCGAGGTGATCACGTTGCCGCCGGCGATGTGCGAGTGCACCTCGACGCCGCCGGCCATCACCACGCAGCCGGCGGCGTCGATCACCGCGTCGGGCTCGCGGCCCGGCGGATCGACGACGCGGCCGTCCTCGATCCAGACGTCGCCCACGGAATCGCGGGACGCGGTCGGATCGACGACGCGCCCGCCCCGGATCACGCTCAGCATGCGGGTTCACTCCTCGACGCGGCCGGGCCCGTGACCAGGCGCTCCCTGAGGGCGCCCAGCACCGACGCGGCCGACGGCAGATCCGACGGCGCCGAGGCCGGCCAGAAAGTCAGCGCGGCGCGCTGCTCGTTCCACAACACGCCGCCGTGGTCGCGGCCGGGCTGGCCGACCGAGATCACCACCTCGGCGGCCTTGGCCTCACCGTCCGCGACCAGCGCGACGGAGGGGATGTTCGACAACCAGTCTGGGCGCGACACCGGGACGGCGCCGAGCCAGAGGACCGCGTCGACCTCGCCGGCGGCGACCTGCCGGGCGGCGTCGAAGCGCCAGGGATCGTGCTCGGGCACGCGGCGCCCGAAGCCGCTGCGCGGCGCCTGCCCGGTGAGCCAGGCCGAGACCGGCACCACCGCCCGGTCCTGACCGGTGCCGCCGACCGCAAGGGTGAAGCAGCGCGTCGTCTCGCTGAGCTCCATGGCGAGGCCCTGGAGCATCTCGATGCCGACCTCGCCGAGTTCGGCCGCGTCGTAGAGGAGCACGCCGTACTGCGCGGCGGCGAGCCGGGCGGCGATCTGGCCGGGCAGATCGTCGCCGGCCAGATGGCCGCGGGCGTGGGCGCGCAGCACGCCGACCGCCTCGGTCAGCCCGCCCTCGGCCGGCCAGGACAGCGACGCGGTGGCGTTGGCGCCGACAGCCAGAAGGGTGCGGTCCGACCCGGCGGCGCGACCGCGGCTCGGCTTGCCGTCGACGAGGCGCTTCAGGAGCGGCGCCTGCCAGGGGGCGGCGCCCACCACCAGCACCAAGTCGGCGCGGCCGACAGCCTCGGCGGGCGTCGAGGTCAGCGCCCCGACCCGGCTCAGCGATCCGAGTTCCGCGTAGGTGCCGGCCGAGCCGGCGGTGTCGACGGAGGCGCCGATGCGGCCCGCGAGATCGTAGGCCGCGCGGATCGCGGCCACGTCGGCGCTGAGGCCGGCGATCACCGGCGCGCGCGCCTTGGCGAGCAGGGACGCGGCCGCCTCGATGGCGGTGCCAGCGTCCGTCGCGCCACCCTTCACCCAGGCTGCCATGCTCCCTCTCGCAACGTTCTTGCTTGGTTTCGGAGCGGGCGACGGCCGTAAGACCGGACGAAGCGGGTGCCCCTCGAGCCCGAGGGTTCCCCACCGAATCGGAATGGCTCATCCGCCCGGCGTGTCCGGGCAGGCGGCAAACTCGGCGCGCCGTCGCGGCCTTAGGTTTGCATTCATCCGCGCACCGCGGCAAGGGGGTCCGGCGGCGTTGCGCGTCGGGAAGTGAATCGCGGGTATCGGTTCGCCGCCGCGCGCGGCGCCGCGACCGGGCCCCGGATCGCGGGGCATCGGCGCCGCGGGACGGCCTTGCGGTCGCTCCGGGCGGTCTGTTCTGCGCCGCCGGGCACGATCCGCGCGCGCCCACGTTGCCCGGTCCGGGGACGCGTGTGAAAAGCGCGCCGCGCGGGCGCCGGACCTGCGGGATTCGAGGGAAGTGCGTTGGGCGAGGTCCCCGAACGGAACGAGGCGGCAGCGGACGGTGCCGTGCGGGTCGAGGCGCCGGCGCGGCTGCATTTTGGGTTCCTGGACCTGCACGGCGGGCTCGGCCGCCGCTTCGGCAGCATCGGGCTGGCCATCGACGCGCCGTCGCTGGTCCTGACCGCCCGCCGGGCGCCCCGGCCCGACGTCACGGGTCCCGAGGCCGACCGCGTCCGCGGCTACGTCGGGGCCGCCGCCGCCCATCTCGGGCGCGGCGGCGACGTCGCCATCGCGGTCGAGCGGGTGATCCCGGCCCATGCCGGGTTCGGCTCGGGCACGCAGCTCGCCCTCGCGGTGGCGGCCGCGATGGCCCGCCTGAACGGCGAGCCCTTCGCGGCGGAATCCTTCGCGGCGACCCTGGACCGGGGCAACCGGTCCGGCGTCGGCCTGTGCGCCTTCACGGAGGGCGGCCTGATCGTCGACGGCGGCCGCGGCGCGGATGGCGGGCCGCCGCCGGTCATCGCGCGTCTTCCCTATCCGGAGGCCTGGCGGATCGTCCTGATCCTCGATCCGAGCATGGCGGGCGTGCACGGGACGCGCGAGGTCGAGGCGTTCCGCGACCTGCCGCGCTTCCCCGAGGCGCAGGCCGCCGAGATCTGCCGGATCGCGCTGATGCAGGTGATGCCCGCCGTCGCCCTGGCGGAGCCGCAGGGCTTCGGCGCCGGCATAACCCGGATCCAGACGCTGATCGGCGACCACTTCGCGCCTCATCAGGGCGGCCGTTACGCCAGCGCCGCGGTGGCGGAGGCGCTCGCCAGCGTCGCCGCGCGGGGCATCGCGGGCTACGGCCAGTCCTCCTGGGGGCCGACCGGCTTCGCGCTGGTCCCGTCCGAGGCCGAGGCCCGCGCCCTTGTGGCCAGCCTCGACCGGGGCGGCCCTCTCCGGTTCGTCATCGCCCGCGGCCGCAACGGTGGCGCTTCGGTAACCGGTCCGGCGTGAGCCGGTCGCCCCGGGCTTGACCCGGGGCGCCGCTCCGGGTTTGGACGGAGGGAAGGCGCCTCTCTCGCGCGCCGCACGAGGATTCTATGGCCCGCTCGATCCTCCACATGCTGACGCCGCTCCGGCACATGAGCCCGTTCGACGTGAACATGGCCGTGGATGCCGGCTTCGAGACGGTGGTGACCTACACGGAGGTCAGCCTCGCCGACGTCGTGTCGCTGACCCAGGACTCGATCTTCTCGCGGTCGCCGGCCGACGGGACGCGGACGGGCATCTTCATCGGCGGCAAGAACGCCGAGGACGCCCTCGACATGGTCGACCGCGCCAAGAAGGCCTTCGTGCCGCCCTTCGTGAACCACGTGTTCGCCGACCCGGCAGGCTCGTTCACCACCGGCGCCGCCATGGTGGCGCAGGTCTCCCGCGCCCTGCGGCAGAAATTCAGCACCGACCTCACGGGCAAGCGCATCGTGATCTTCGGCGGCGCCGGCGTCGTCGCCTACGTGGCCGCGGTGATCGGCGCCCTGCAGGGCGCGACCACCGTCCTGGTCGGCCACGACGGCGAGGAGCGCGTCTCGAAGATCGCCTTCACGATGAAGTGGCGCTTCGGCATCGAGGTCGGCGCCGTCGACGGCACGACGCCCGACGACCGGCGCGCGGCCATCCGCGACGCCGACGTCATCCTCTCGGCCGGCCCGGCGGGCATCCCGATCCTCACCGCGGAGGATCTGAAATCCGCGCCAAAGCTGCTCGTGGCGTCCGACGTCAACGCCGTGCCGCCCGCCGGCATCGCGGGGATCGACGTCAACGCGGTGGACGTCGCGCTGCCGAGCGGCAAGGGCGTCGGCATCGGCGCGCTGGCCGTCGGCGACGTGAAGTACCAGACGCAGCGGCGCCTGTTCGACCGGATGCTCGCCTCCGACACACCGCTGTGCCTCGACTTCCGCGACGCCTACGAACTTGCCGTGGAGATCGCCGGCTAGGCCGCTTCCGGACCGGATGCCGATGGCGGACGCGGTCCTGATCGCCGCGCAGGCCGGGCGCGCCCTGGCCGAGGCGGCGCGACGCGCGGGGCTTCGGCCCTACGTCGCCGACCTGTTCGGCGATTCCGACACCCGCGCGCTGGCCGAGGCCTACCGGCAACTGCCGGGCCGCTTCGGCACCGCCCCCGCCGCCGACGCCACCCTGGCGGCGCTCGACGACCTCGCGGCGCGGGCCGGGAACCCGGTCGGCCTGATCCTGGGCAGCGGCTTCGAGGACGCGCCCGACCTGATCGCGCGCCTCGCCGCGCGGCACCGGCTCATCGGCGCCTCGGCCGGGACCGTCGCCGCCCTGAAGGATCCCGTGGCCTTCGCGGCCCTGTGCGCGCGCCTCGGCGTGCCGCATCCGGCCGTGGCGGCCGCGCCGCCGGCGGACCCCGCGGGCTGGCTGGTCAAGCGGATCGGGGGTTCCGGCGGCAGCCACATCCGGCCGGCCACCCGGTCGCCCGCGCCGGCGCGCCACTATCTCCAGGCGCGCGTGCCGGGGCGGCCCCACGCCCTGAACGTCCTCGCCGACGGCCGCGCGATCCGCCTCCTCGCGGTCACCGAGCAATGGTGCGCGCCGTCGCCGATCCGCCCGTTCCGCTACGCCGGGGCGCTCGCCCGCGGTGCCGGGGAAGCCCCGGCGCTCCCCGCCCACATCGTGCAGGCCGTCGCCGCCGGGACCGAGCGGATCGTCGCCGCGACGGGCCTGCGCGGCCTCGCCAGCGCCGACCTGCTGGTCGACGGGTCCGACTGGTGGCTCACCGAGATCAACCCGAGGCCCGGTGCGACCCTCGACATCCTCGACCGGCGCGGGACGCCGCTGCTCGCGGCCCACGTCGCCGCCTGTCTCGGCACGATGCCGGATCCTGGCGCGCATCCGGCGGGTGCGGCGGCCGCGCAGATCTGTTACGCGGACCGTGAGCTTGCGCCTGTGCCGGACCTCCACTGGCCGGACTGCGTGCGCGACCGCCCGTGCCCCGGCTCGGTGGTCCGCCGCGACGCGCCGCTCTGCACGGTGCTGGCCGAAGGCGCGGA from Methylobacterium radiotolerans JCM 2831 includes the following:
- a CDS encoding NAD(P)-dependent methylenetetrahydromethanopterin dehydrogenase; translated protein: MARSILHMLTPLRHMSPFDVNMAVDAGFETVVTYTEVSLADVVSLTQDSIFSRSPADGTRTGIFIGGKNAEDALDMVDRAKKAFVPPFVNHVFADPAGSFTTGAAMVAQVSRALRQKFSTDLTGKRIVIFGGAGVVAYVAAVIGALQGATTVLVGHDGEERVSKIAFTMKWRFGIEVGAVDGTTPDDRRAAIRDADVILSAGPAGIPILTAEDLKSAPKLLVASDVNAVPPAGIAGIDVNAVDVALPSGKGVGIGALAVGDVKYQTQRRLFDRMLASDTPLCLDFRDAYELAVEIAG
- a CDS encoding formylmethanofuran dehydrogenase subunit A, which translates into the protein MLSVIRGGRVVDPTASRDSVGDVWIEDGRVVDPPGREPDAVIDAAGCVVMAGGVEVHSHIAGGNVITSRLLLPDLYVSEAAPDGHPFAHAGGAAAWIGSTYARMGYTTAVEPAMPPTHALGTQLELADIPLLDRGALTVMGNDDQLLQLLRERQGGNAVRDLVALSVAQSRGLGVKCINAGGASAFKDGALRLSLDDEIPCYGLSTRQIMGSLLDAVEEIGVPHPLHVHCNNLGLPGADDSFMATLDAAEGRRIHFAHAQFYAYGAVDPANPGTGGFRSAAERIAQAITDNPNATLDIGQVVFGQTVTVSLDILRQFAGRKGAKPKKWVLNAGDAEGGGVVPFLYRPRGPTSSLQWAIGLEIMLLSTDPERTILTTDHPNGGPFTQYPRIIHLLMDKSERDREIATLPSVVGERSSLPGLEREYTLSEIAQLTRSGPAKLLGLADRGHLRAGARADVAVYRDDANRTAMFTAAKLVLKDGVPIVEDGEVVEWRAGRTLSLTVESDKAMAKRADTYLTERFGEGLDSFAVPDAAFGEGRETFEAVPCRA
- a CDS encoding ATP-grasp domain-containing protein, with translation MADAVLIAAQAGRALAEAARRAGLRPYVADLFGDSDTRALAEAYRQLPGRFGTAPAADATLAALDDLAARAGNPVGLILGSGFEDAPDLIARLAARHRLIGASAGTVAALKDPVAFAALCARLGVPHPAVAAAPPADPAGWLVKRIGGSGGSHIRPATRSPAPARHYLQARVPGRPHALNVLADGRAIRLLAVTEQWCAPSPIRPFRYAGALARGAGEAPALPAHIVQAVAAGTERIVAATGLRGLASADLLVDGSDWWLTEINPRPGATLDILDRRGTPLLAAHVAACLGTMPDPGAHPAGAAAAQICYADRELAPVPDLHWPDCVRDRPCPGSVVRRDAPLCTVLAEGADRAEVLALLETRTAHLRAVCAAKKTHPEEAPS
- a CDS encoding beta-ribofuranosylaminobenzene 5'-phosphate synthase family protein, with translation MGEVPERNEAAADGAVRVEAPARLHFGFLDLHGGLGRRFGSIGLAIDAPSLVLTARRAPRPDVTGPEADRVRGYVGAAAAHLGRGGDVAIAVERVIPAHAGFGSGTQLALAVAAAMARLNGEPFAAESFAATLDRGNRSGVGLCAFTEGGLIVDGGRGADGGPPPVIARLPYPEAWRIVLILDPSMAGVHGTREVEAFRDLPRFPEAQAAEICRIALMQVMPAVALAEPQGFGAGITRIQTLIGDHFAPHQGGRYASAAVAEALASVAARGIAGYGQSSWGPTGFALVPSEAEARALVASLDRGGPLRFVIARGRNGGASVTGPA
- a CDS encoding tungsten-containing formylmethanofuran dehydrogenase subunit B → MAAWVKGGATDAGTAIEAAASLLAKARAPVIAGLSADVAAIRAAYDLAGRIGASVDTAGSAGTYAELGSLSRVGALTSTPAEAVGRADLVLVVGAAPWQAPLLKRLVDGKPSRGRAAGSDRTLLAVGANATASLSWPAEGGLTEAVGVLRAHARGHLAGDDLPGQIAARLAAAQYGVLLYDAAELGEVGIEMLQGLAMELSETTRCFTLAVGGTGQDRAVVPVSAWLTGQAPRSGFGRRVPEHDPWRFDAARQVAAGEVDAVLWLGAVPVSRPDWLSNIPSVALVADGEAKAAEVVISVGQPGRDHGGVLWNEQRAALTFWPASAPSDLPSAASVLGALRERLVTGPAASRSEPAC